Proteins found in one Bacillus subtilis subsp. subtilis str. 168 genomic segment:
- the purC gene encoding phosphoribosylaminoimidazole succinocarboxamide synthetase (Evidence 1c: Function from experimental evidences in the studied genus; PubMedId: 2495272, 9683488, 10784038, 12787499, 26118696; Product type e: enzyme) produces MNIVKNELLYEGKAKKIYKTDDENTLYVVYKDSATAFNGEKKAEISGKGRLNNEISSLIFKHLHAKGINNHFIERISETEQLIKKVTIVPLEVVVRNVVAGSMSKRLGIPEGTELEQPIIEFYYKDDALGDPLITEDHIWLLKAATPEQVETIKSITTIVNEELQSIFDDCHVRLIDFKLEFGLDAEGQVLLADEISPDTCRLWDKETNEKLDKDLFRRNLGSLTDAYEEIFNRLGGIHHV; encoded by the coding sequence GTGAATATTGTGAAGAATGAACTTTTATACGAAGGAAAAGCAAAAAAGATCTACAAAACCGATGACGAAAACACGCTGTATGTCGTGTATAAAGACTCCGCCACTGCCTTTAACGGCGAGAAAAAAGCAGAAATCAGCGGAAAAGGGCGCTTAAATAATGAAATTTCAAGCCTCATTTTCAAACACCTTCATGCTAAGGGCATTAACAATCATTTTATCGAGCGCATTTCGGAAACGGAGCAGCTCATTAAAAAGGTAACGATTGTGCCGCTTGAAGTCGTGGTAAGAAATGTTGTGGCAGGAAGCATGTCCAAACGTCTCGGCATTCCAGAAGGCACGGAGCTTGAGCAGCCGATTATCGAGTTTTACTACAAGGATGACGCGCTGGGTGATCCGCTCATCACAGAAGATCATATTTGGCTTTTGAAGGCGGCGACTCCTGAGCAGGTAGAAACCATTAAGTCCATTACAACAATAGTAAATGAAGAGCTTCAAAGCATCTTCGACGATTGTCATGTCAGATTAATAGATTTCAAGCTTGAATTCGGTTTAGATGCAGAAGGGCAAGTGCTTTTGGCGGATGAAATATCTCCTGACACATGCCGCTTGTGGGATAAAGAAACGAACGAAAAGCTGGACAAAGATTTATTCAGACGCAATCTGGGAAGCTTAACCGACGCATACGAAGAGATTTTCAATAGACTGGGAGGCATTCATCATGTATAA
- the purB gene encoding adenylosuccinate lyase (Evidence 2a: Function from experimental evidences in other organisms; PubMedId: 9622500, 9683488, 9890879, 11063569, 12787499; Product type e: enzyme) encodes MIERYSRPEMSAIWTDENRFQAWLEVEILACEAWAELGVIPKEDVKVMRENASFDINRILEIEKDTRHDVVAFTRAVSESLGEERKWVHYGLTSTDVVDTALSYLLKQANDILLKDLERFVDIIKEKAKEHKYTVMMGRTHGVHAEPTTFGLKLALWHEEMKRNLERFKQAKAGIEVGKISGAVGTYANIDPFVEQYVCEKLGLKAAPISTQTLQRDRHADYMATLALIATSIEKFAVEIRGLQKSETREVEEFFAKGQKGSSAMPHKRNPIGSENMTGMARVIRGYMMTAYENVPLWHERDISHSSAERIILPDATIALNYMLNRFSNIVKNLTVFPENMKRNMDRTLGLIYSQRVLLALIDTGLTREEAYDTVQPKAMEAWEKQVPFRELVEAEEKITSRLSPEKIADCFDYNYHLKNVDLIFERLGLA; translated from the coding sequence ATGATCGAACGTTATTCAAGACCTGAAATGTCCGCGATTTGGACGGATGAAAACAGATTTCAAGCATGGTTAGAGGTTGAAATTCTTGCCTGTGAAGCGTGGGCGGAGCTTGGCGTCATTCCGAAAGAAGATGTAAAGGTTATGCGCGAAAACGCGTCATTTGACATCAACCGCATTTTAGAAATCGAAAAGGACACGCGCCATGACGTTGTCGCTTTTACGCGCGCTGTATCCGAATCACTGGGCGAAGAAAGAAAATGGGTGCATTACGGCTTAACGTCAACTGACGTTGTTGATACGGCTCTTTCCTACTTATTAAAACAGGCAAACGATATTTTGCTCAAGGATCTTGAGAGATTTGTTGACATTATAAAAGAAAAAGCGAAAGAACATAAATACACAGTCATGATGGGGCGCACACACGGCGTACACGCTGAGCCTACAACATTCGGCTTAAAACTTGCGCTTTGGCATGAAGAAATGAAACGTAATCTTGAGCGCTTCAAACAAGCGAAAGCAGGCATCGAGGTTGGAAAGATTTCCGGTGCTGTCGGCACATATGCGAACATTGATCCATTTGTTGAACAATATGTCTGTGAGAAGCTCGGATTGAAAGCAGCACCGATTTCCACTCAAACCCTTCAGCGTGACCGCCATGCTGACTATATGGCAACACTTGCTTTGATCGCGACAAGCATCGAGAAATTCGCTGTGGAAATCCGCGGACTGCAAAAGAGTGAAACACGTGAAGTAGAGGAATTTTTCGCGAAAGGGCAAAAGGGTTCATCTGCAATGCCGCATAAACGAAATCCGATTGGCTCTGAAAACATGACAGGCATGGCGCGCGTGATCCGCGGCTACATGATGACAGCTTACGAAAATGTTCCATTATGGCATGAGCGCGATATTTCTCATTCTTCAGCAGAACGAATTATTCTTCCGGATGCGACAATTGCGCTGAACTACATGCTGAACCGCTTCTCCAACATCGTGAAGAACTTAACGGTCTTCCCGGAAAACATGAAGCGCAACATGGACCGCACTCTCGGCCTTATCTATTCTCAGCGTGTGCTCCTTGCTTTGATTGACACAGGCCTGACTCGTGAAGAAGCCTATGATACAGTTCAGCCGAAAGCAATGGAAGCGTGGGAAAAACAAGTGCCGTTCCGCGAGCTTGTGGAAGCGGAAGAGAAAATCACGTCACGTCTTTCTCCAGAAAAAATTGCTGACTGCTTTGATTACAATTACCATCTGAAAAATGTTGATCTGATCTTTGAACGTTTAGGTTTAGCATAG
- the purQ gene encoding phosphoribosylformylglycinamidine synthetase subunit I (Evidence 1a: Function from experimental evidences in the studied strain; PubMedId: 12787499, 15301530, 15301532, 10784038, 9683488; Product type e: enzyme), with amino-acid sequence MKFAVIVLPGSNCDIDMYHAVKDELGHEVEYVWHEETSLDGFDGVLIPGGFSYGDYLRCGAIARFANIMPAVKQAAAEGKPVLGVCNGFQILQELGLLPGAMRRNKDLKFICRPVELIVQNDETLFTASYEKGESITIPVAHGEGNFYCDDETLATLKENNQIAFTYGSNINGSVSDIAGVVNEKGNVLGMMPHPERAVDELLGSADGLKLFQSIVKNWRETHVTTA; translated from the coding sequence GTGAAATTTGCGGTGATTGTGTTACCCGGCTCCAACTGTGATATCGATATGTATCATGCTGTAAAGGATGAGCTCGGCCATGAAGTGGAATACGTCTGGCATGAGGAAACAAGCCTTGACGGCTTCGACGGCGTGTTAATTCCGGGAGGATTTTCTTACGGCGATTACTTAAGATGCGGCGCCATCGCCCGATTTGCGAATATTATGCCAGCTGTCAAACAAGCAGCGGCTGAAGGAAAACCTGTTCTTGGCGTCTGTAACGGATTCCAGATTTTACAGGAGCTTGGGCTGCTGCCAGGCGCAATGAGACGCAACAAAGATCTGAAGTTCATTTGCCGTCCGGTTGAATTGATTGTTCAGAACGACGAAACCTTATTCACAGCTTCCTACGAAAAGGGAGAATCGATTACAATCCCGGTTGCCCATGGTGAAGGGAATTTCTACTGTGATGACGAGACGCTTGCTACATTAAAGGAAAACAATCAAATTGCTTTCACATACGGCTCTAATATTAATGGAAGTGTCAGCGACATTGCCGGTGTCGTGAATGAGAAAGGCAATGTATTAGGCATGATGCCTCACCCTGAGCGCGCGGTCGATGAACTGCTTGGAAGCGCCGACGGTCTTAAATTGTTCCAGTCTATCGTGAAAAATTGGAGGGAAACTCATGTCACTACTGCTTGA
- the purS gene encoding factor required for phosphoribosylformylglycinamidine synthetase activity (Evidence 1a: Function from experimental evidences in the studied strain; PubMedId: 10784038, 12787499; Product type f: factor) gives MYKVKVYVSLKESVLDPQGSAVQHALHSMTYNEVQDVRIGKYMELTIEKSDRDLDVLVKEMCEKLLANTVIEDYRYEVEEVVAQ, from the coding sequence ATGTATAAAGTAAAAGTTTATGTCAGCTTAAAAGAAAGTGTACTAGATCCACAAGGGAGCGCTGTCCAGCATGCCTTGCACAGTATGACTTACAACGAAGTTCAAGATGTGCGCATCGGGAAATACATGGAGCTTACCATTGAAAAATCTGACCGTGATCTTGACGTGCTAGTGAAAGAAATGTGCGAAAAACTTCTTGCGAACACAGTGATTGAAGATTATAGATATGAGGTTGAGGAGGTAGTCGCACAGTGA